Proteins from a single region of Coregonus clupeaformis isolate EN_2021a chromosome 35, ASM2061545v1, whole genome shotgun sequence:
- the LOC123480997 gene encoding RUN domain-containing protein 3A-like isoform X1 encodes MESGCVRKAMAMGLTSKKASSRSVGVERKNFITVCRFSVKTLLEKYTAEPIDDSSEEFVNFAAILEHILSHRFKGNTAGPGSWFSSDGQRSFWDYIRLACSKVQNNCIASIENIENISTSRAKGRAWIRVALMEKRLSEYVATALRDTRTTSRRFYDDGAIMLREEATVLTGMLIGLSAIDFSFCLKGEALDGKSPAVIDFTPYLKFTQSYDYLSDEDDRCSVDSSASDESVPEHPYIPLVTDEESWRNKCRKMEQRFKIVYAQKGYLEELVRLRESQLKNVETENKKLSARLEELSVQSLQEKKELESIVLELQAQITALIPCDSSHLTKDLSIPLVNQWHSIRGYNNQGDVKLFRRRSFHSLEQLSADVSLNSDSQKTDGQQNGDTGKDYTPSMLGLCGSLASLPSCKSMSSLKSSECLVNISTEPSPAFSPS; translated from the exons ATTCTCGGTGAAGACACTCCTGGAAAAGTACACAGCTGAGCCCATCGATGACTCATCCGAGGAGTTTGTCAACTTCGCTGCCATCTTGGAACACATCCTCAGCCACCGCTTCAAAGGTAACACAGCAG GTCCAGGAAGCTGGTTCAGCTCAGATGGCCAGCGCAGTTTCTGGGACTACATCCGGCTGGCATGCAGCAAGGTGCAGAACAACTGCATCGCCAGCATCgaaaacatcgaaaacatcagcACCTCACGCGCCAAG GGTCGGGCATGGATCCGTGTGGCGCTGATGGAGAAGCGTCTGTCTGAGTATGTGGCTACAGCCCTGAGGGACACACGGACAACCAG CAGGAGGTTCTATGATGACGGAGCCATcatgctgagagaggaggccactgTTCTGACGGGCATGCTCATTGGTCTCAGTGCCATAGACTTCAG TTTTTGCTTGAAGGGGGAGGCGCTGGATGGGAAGTCCCCTGCAGTGATTGACTTCACACCTTACCTGAAGTTTACTCAGAG CTATGACTACCTGAGTGATGAGGATGACCGGTGCAGTGTGGACAGCAGTGCCAGTGACGAAAGTGTCCCAGAACACCCCTACATCCCCCTGGTCACCGACGAGGAGAGCTGGAGAAACAAGTGTCGCAAGATGGAGCAGAGGTTTAAGATTGTCTACGCCCAGAAG GGCTACCTGGAGGAGCTGGTGCGTCTGCGGGAGTCCCAGCTGAAGAACGTGGAGACGGAGAACAAAAAGCTGAGTGCCAGGCTGGAGGAGCTCAGTGTCCAGAGCCTGCAGGAGAAGAAGGAGCTGGAGTCCATCGTACTGGAGCTGCAGGCACAAAT CACTGCCCTCATCCCCTGTGATTCCTCCCACCTGACCAAGGACCTGTCCATCCCTCTGGTCAACCAGTGGCACTCCATACGAGGCTACAACAACCAGGGGGACGTCAAGCTCTTCCGCAG GAGAAGCTTCCACAGTTTGGAGCAGCTCTCAGCTGACGTCAGTCTGAACTCTGATTCCCAGAAGACAGACGGGCAACAGAACGGAGATACAG GAAAAGACTACACCCCTTCTATGCTGGGTCTCTGTGGCTCTCTGGCCTCTCTCCCCAGCTGCAAGTCCATGTCCAGCCTCAAGTCCAGTGAGTGTCTGGTCAACATCAGCACGGAACCCAGCCCTGCATTCTCCCCCAGCTAG
- the LOC123480997 gene encoding RUN domain-containing protein 3A-like isoform X2, which produces MESGCVRKAMAMGLTSKKASSRSVGVERKNFITVCRFSVKTLLEKYTAEPIDDSSEEFVNFAAILEHILSHRFKGNTAGPGSWFSSDGQRSFWDYIRLACSKVQNNCIASIENIENISTSRAKGRAWIRVALMEKRLSEYVATALRDTRTTRRFYDDGAIMLREEATVLTGMLIGLSAIDFSFCLKGEALDGKSPAVIDFTPYLKFTQSYDYLSDEDDRCSVDSSASDESVPEHPYIPLVTDEESWRNKCRKMEQRFKIVYAQKGYLEELVRLRESQLKNVETENKKLSARLEELSVQSLQEKKELESIVLELQAQITALIPCDSSHLTKDLSIPLVNQWHSIRGYNNQGDVKLFRRRSFHSLEQLSADVSLNSDSQKTDGQQNGDTGKDYTPSMLGLCGSLASLPSCKSMSSLKSSECLVNISTEPSPAFSPS; this is translated from the exons ATTCTCGGTGAAGACACTCCTGGAAAAGTACACAGCTGAGCCCATCGATGACTCATCCGAGGAGTTTGTCAACTTCGCTGCCATCTTGGAACACATCCTCAGCCACCGCTTCAAAGGTAACACAGCAG GTCCAGGAAGCTGGTTCAGCTCAGATGGCCAGCGCAGTTTCTGGGACTACATCCGGCTGGCATGCAGCAAGGTGCAGAACAACTGCATCGCCAGCATCgaaaacatcgaaaacatcagcACCTCACGCGCCAAG GGTCGGGCATGGATCCGTGTGGCGCTGATGGAGAAGCGTCTGTCTGAGTATGTGGCTACAGCCCTGAGGGACACACGGACAACCAG GAGGTTCTATGATGACGGAGCCATcatgctgagagaggaggccactgTTCTGACGGGCATGCTCATTGGTCTCAGTGCCATAGACTTCAG TTTTTGCTTGAAGGGGGAGGCGCTGGATGGGAAGTCCCCTGCAGTGATTGACTTCACACCTTACCTGAAGTTTACTCAGAG CTATGACTACCTGAGTGATGAGGATGACCGGTGCAGTGTGGACAGCAGTGCCAGTGACGAAAGTGTCCCAGAACACCCCTACATCCCCCTGGTCACCGACGAGGAGAGCTGGAGAAACAAGTGTCGCAAGATGGAGCAGAGGTTTAAGATTGTCTACGCCCAGAAG GGCTACCTGGAGGAGCTGGTGCGTCTGCGGGAGTCCCAGCTGAAGAACGTGGAGACGGAGAACAAAAAGCTGAGTGCCAGGCTGGAGGAGCTCAGTGTCCAGAGCCTGCAGGAGAAGAAGGAGCTGGAGTCCATCGTACTGGAGCTGCAGGCACAAAT CACTGCCCTCATCCCCTGTGATTCCTCCCACCTGACCAAGGACCTGTCCATCCCTCTGGTCAACCAGTGGCACTCCATACGAGGCTACAACAACCAGGGGGACGTCAAGCTCTTCCGCAG GAGAAGCTTCCACAGTTTGGAGCAGCTCTCAGCTGACGTCAGTCTGAACTCTGATTCCCAGAAGACAGACGGGCAACAGAACGGAGATACAG GAAAAGACTACACCCCTTCTATGCTGGGTCTCTGTGGCTCTCTGGCCTCTCTCCCCAGCTGCAAGTCCATGTCCAGCCTCAAGTCCAGTGAGTGTCTGGTCAACATCAGCACGGAACCCAGCCCTGCATTCTCCCCCAGCTAG
- the LOC123480997 gene encoding RUN domain-containing protein 3A-like isoform X3, with translation MESGCVRKAMAMGLTSKKASSRSVGVERKNFITVCRFSVKTLLEKYTAEPIDDSSEEFVNFAAILEHILSHRFKGPGSWFSSDGQRSFWDYIRLACSKVQNNCIASIENIENISTSRAKGRAWIRVALMEKRLSEYVATALRDTRTTSRRFYDDGAIMLREEATVLTGMLIGLSAIDFSFCLKGEALDGKSPAVIDFTPYLKFTQSYDYLSDEDDRCSVDSSASDESVPEHPYIPLVTDEESWRNKCRKMEQRFKIVYAQKGYLEELVRLRESQLKNVETENKKLSARLEELSVQSLQEKKELESIVLELQAQITALIPCDSSHLTKDLSIPLVNQWHSIRGYNNQGDVKLFRRRSFHSLEQLSADVSLNSDSQKTDGQQNGDTGKDYTPSMLGLCGSLASLPSCKSMSSLKSSECLVNISTEPSPAFSPS, from the exons ATTCTCGGTGAAGACACTCCTGGAAAAGTACACAGCTGAGCCCATCGATGACTCATCCGAGGAGTTTGTCAACTTCGCTGCCATCTTGGAACACATCCTCAGCCACCGCTTCAAAG GTCCAGGAAGCTGGTTCAGCTCAGATGGCCAGCGCAGTTTCTGGGACTACATCCGGCTGGCATGCAGCAAGGTGCAGAACAACTGCATCGCCAGCATCgaaaacatcgaaaacatcagcACCTCACGCGCCAAG GGTCGGGCATGGATCCGTGTGGCGCTGATGGAGAAGCGTCTGTCTGAGTATGTGGCTACAGCCCTGAGGGACACACGGACAACCAG CAGGAGGTTCTATGATGACGGAGCCATcatgctgagagaggaggccactgTTCTGACGGGCATGCTCATTGGTCTCAGTGCCATAGACTTCAG TTTTTGCTTGAAGGGGGAGGCGCTGGATGGGAAGTCCCCTGCAGTGATTGACTTCACACCTTACCTGAAGTTTACTCAGAG CTATGACTACCTGAGTGATGAGGATGACCGGTGCAGTGTGGACAGCAGTGCCAGTGACGAAAGTGTCCCAGAACACCCCTACATCCCCCTGGTCACCGACGAGGAGAGCTGGAGAAACAAGTGTCGCAAGATGGAGCAGAGGTTTAAGATTGTCTACGCCCAGAAG GGCTACCTGGAGGAGCTGGTGCGTCTGCGGGAGTCCCAGCTGAAGAACGTGGAGACGGAGAACAAAAAGCTGAGTGCCAGGCTGGAGGAGCTCAGTGTCCAGAGCCTGCAGGAGAAGAAGGAGCTGGAGTCCATCGTACTGGAGCTGCAGGCACAAAT CACTGCCCTCATCCCCTGTGATTCCTCCCACCTGACCAAGGACCTGTCCATCCCTCTGGTCAACCAGTGGCACTCCATACGAGGCTACAACAACCAGGGGGACGTCAAGCTCTTCCGCAG GAGAAGCTTCCACAGTTTGGAGCAGCTCTCAGCTGACGTCAGTCTGAACTCTGATTCCCAGAAGACAGACGGGCAACAGAACGGAGATACAG GAAAAGACTACACCCCTTCTATGCTGGGTCTCTGTGGCTCTCTGGCCTCTCTCCCCAGCTGCAAGTCCATGTCCAGCCTCAAGTCCAGTGAGTGTCTGGTCAACATCAGCACGGAACCCAGCCCTGCATTCTCCCCCAGCTAG
- the LOC123480997 gene encoding RUN domain-containing protein 3A-like isoform X4, producing the protein MESGCVRKAMAMGLTSKKASSRSVGVERKNFITVCRFSVKTLLEKYTAEPIDDSSEEFVNFAAILEHILSHRFKGPGSWFSSDGQRSFWDYIRLACSKVQNNCIASIENIENISTSRAKGRAWIRVALMEKRLSEYVATALRDTRTTRRFYDDGAIMLREEATVLTGMLIGLSAIDFSFCLKGEALDGKSPAVIDFTPYLKFTQSYDYLSDEDDRCSVDSSASDESVPEHPYIPLVTDEESWRNKCRKMEQRFKIVYAQKGYLEELVRLRESQLKNVETENKKLSARLEELSVQSLQEKKELESIVLELQAQITALIPCDSSHLTKDLSIPLVNQWHSIRGYNNQGDVKLFRRRSFHSLEQLSADVSLNSDSQKTDGQQNGDTGKDYTPSMLGLCGSLASLPSCKSMSSLKSSECLVNISTEPSPAFSPS; encoded by the exons ATTCTCGGTGAAGACACTCCTGGAAAAGTACACAGCTGAGCCCATCGATGACTCATCCGAGGAGTTTGTCAACTTCGCTGCCATCTTGGAACACATCCTCAGCCACCGCTTCAAAG GTCCAGGAAGCTGGTTCAGCTCAGATGGCCAGCGCAGTTTCTGGGACTACATCCGGCTGGCATGCAGCAAGGTGCAGAACAACTGCATCGCCAGCATCgaaaacatcgaaaacatcagcACCTCACGCGCCAAG GGTCGGGCATGGATCCGTGTGGCGCTGATGGAGAAGCGTCTGTCTGAGTATGTGGCTACAGCCCTGAGGGACACACGGACAACCAG GAGGTTCTATGATGACGGAGCCATcatgctgagagaggaggccactgTTCTGACGGGCATGCTCATTGGTCTCAGTGCCATAGACTTCAG TTTTTGCTTGAAGGGGGAGGCGCTGGATGGGAAGTCCCCTGCAGTGATTGACTTCACACCTTACCTGAAGTTTACTCAGAG CTATGACTACCTGAGTGATGAGGATGACCGGTGCAGTGTGGACAGCAGTGCCAGTGACGAAAGTGTCCCAGAACACCCCTACATCCCCCTGGTCACCGACGAGGAGAGCTGGAGAAACAAGTGTCGCAAGATGGAGCAGAGGTTTAAGATTGTCTACGCCCAGAAG GGCTACCTGGAGGAGCTGGTGCGTCTGCGGGAGTCCCAGCTGAAGAACGTGGAGACGGAGAACAAAAAGCTGAGTGCCAGGCTGGAGGAGCTCAGTGTCCAGAGCCTGCAGGAGAAGAAGGAGCTGGAGTCCATCGTACTGGAGCTGCAGGCACAAAT CACTGCCCTCATCCCCTGTGATTCCTCCCACCTGACCAAGGACCTGTCCATCCCTCTGGTCAACCAGTGGCACTCCATACGAGGCTACAACAACCAGGGGGACGTCAAGCTCTTCCGCAG GAGAAGCTTCCACAGTTTGGAGCAGCTCTCAGCTGACGTCAGTCTGAACTCTGATTCCCAGAAGACAGACGGGCAACAGAACGGAGATACAG GAAAAGACTACACCCCTTCTATGCTGGGTCTCTGTGGCTCTCTGGCCTCTCTCCCCAGCTGCAAGTCCATGTCCAGCCTCAAGTCCAGTGAGTGTCTGGTCAACATCAGCACGGAACCCAGCCCTGCATTCTCCCCCAGCTAG
- the LOC121570380 gene encoding glycoprotein-N-acetylgalactosamine 3-beta-galactosyltransferase 1 → MIMSKPTSKPSRLSDFMFCAGFVLGFCLCFMAIAYYRAYQISQGTVPLPSRTSSLLGELPSVHHSAVATNASVLSPLPPSPTPSSSGRLLCWVLTSPKTLWTKAKHIVNTWGPRCDTLLFMSSKPDLLFPGTVLALATEEGRDKLYNKTMAAFNLLHDGYLDKADWFLKADDDTYVIVENLRLLLSRFSPDRPVYLGRRFRRFVHQGYMSGGAGYVLSRESVSRYVRALHHGTCTQSTSAEDLQLGFCLQKLGVPAGDSRDHQHSETFHPLWLGNLLCPKDILPKWFYQYNYYPSKVGPDCCSNSSVSFHYVRPVRMYMLDYFLYHLSPVGGHSPKLGETREE, encoded by the exons ATGATTATGTCTAAGCCCACTTCAAAGCCTTCCAGGCTCTCGGATTTTATGTTCTGTGCTGGCTTTGTGTTGGGGTTCTGTCTCTGTTTCATGGCCATTGCTTACTACAGAGCATATCAGATCTCTCAGGGGACAGTGCCCTTGCCCTCACGGACCAGCAGCCTCTTGGGTGAGCTCCCTTCAG tacacCACTCTGCTGTTGCCACTAATGCCTCAGTCCTATCGCCAttgcccccctcccccaccccctcctcttcgGGTCGGCTGCTCTGCTGGGTGTTGACCTCACCCAAGACTCTGTGGACCAAAGCTAAACACATAGTGAACACCTGGGGGCCTCGCTGTGACACACTGCTCTTCATGAGCTCTAAGCCGGACCTCCTGTTCCCTGGGACCGTGCTGGCTCTGGCGACAGAGGAGGGACGGGACAAACTGTACAATAAGACCATGGCCGCTTTCAACTTACTGCATGATGG TTACCTAGACAAGGCTGACTGGTTCCTCAAAGCTGATGATGACACCTATGTGATCGTGGAAAACCTTCGTCTGCTCCTGTCTCGGTTCAGCCCAGACAGGCCTGTGTATCTGGGCAGACGTTTTCGCCGCTTTGTCCATCAAGGTTACATGAGTGGTGGTGCTGGCTATGTACTGAGCCGCGAGTCTGTGAGCCGCTACGTCAGGGCCCTGCACCACGGGACCTGCACCCAGTCCACCTCTGCAGAGGACCTACAGCTGGGTTTCTGCCTCCAGAAGCTGGGAGTCCCGGCAGGGGACTCTAGAGACCACCAACACAGTGAAACCTTCCACCCCCTGTGGCTGGGTAACCTTCTCTGTCCCAAAGACATACTGCCCAAATGGTTCTACCAGTACAACTATTACCCTTCCAAAGTG ggtcCAGACTGCTGCTCCAATTCATCTGTATCCTTCCATTACGTTCGGCCAGTCAGAATGTACATGCTAGATTACTTCCTGTACCATCTCAGTCCAGTGGGTGGCCACAGCCCAAAGCTGGGTGAGACCAGAGAGGAATAA
- the LOC123482597 gene encoding protein FAM117A-like has product MSCRSEAARGGTPCLQPLRATVPFQLHNKAQPRSKDSKTGDRNKSRPPKPTIRRTLSLDTIVGPYLQGRWPKEGESQGVTCVNDKATQTPSSWAEETRGRRSVGGHKRSASWGSAEHLREVAKLRHQLQKRSRHAPPSGGYERPHHPLPGGHAPGATQTVHLSRLAPRLRRSVEGLNLELEGVFVSETPEDQHKILDVPDGHRAPVPAQRCSSGTQSEPSPASFDPALLSPSESPCALNPALLSPSQSPCPIGEPDPVDCETMCPSPSPVVLDPSLLQPSSSSPRPNKTYSFQREPPEGCERVRVVCEEAMSPCQREPLLQVSCPDPNKVNFTPHGGSAFCPVSLLKPLLPSMDLLFRGLSVSPVTGCSGQGSAPYQTVGHSVGSYMSGPLQDSTTM; this is encoded by the exons ATGTCGTGCAGAAGTGAAGCGGCTCGGGGGGGCACCCCTTGTCTACAACCACTTCGAGCCACTGTCCCATTCCAGCTTCACAACAAAGCACAACCGCGCAGCAAAGATTCCAAGACGG GTGACAGGAACAAGTCTCGCCCCCCAAAGCCGACCATTCGTCGCACCCTGTCCCTGGATACAATCGTTGGACCATATCTGCAGGGCCGGTGGCCTAAGGAGGGGGAGAGCCAAGGAGTCACCTGTGTCAATGACAAGGCCACACAG ACTCCCAGCTCCTGGGCAGAGGAGACTCGGGGAAGAAGAAGTGTTGGCGGACACAAACGCTCAGCATCATGGGGCAGCGCTGAACACTTGAGGGAG GTGGCTAAGCTCAGGCACCAGCTGCAGAAGCGCTCCCGACACGCCCCTCCCTCTGGGGGATATGAGCGTCCCCACCACCCCCTACCTGGAGGCCATGCACCAGGCGCTACACAG ACGGTGCACCTGAGCAGGTTGGCCCCTCGGCTGCGGCGCAGTGTGGAAGGTCTGAACCTGGAGCTGGAGGGTGTCTTTGTGTCAGAGACACCTGAGGACCAGCACAAG ATCCTGGATGTCCCAGACGGCCACAGAGCCCCAGTTCCTGCCCAGAGGTGCAGCAGTGGTACCCAGAGTGAGCCCTCCCCTGCCTCGTTCGACCCTGCTTTGCTCTCTCCATCTGAGTCTCCCTGTGCCCTGAACCCGGCTCTACTCTCCCCATCTCAGTCTCCCTGCCCCATCGGAGAGCCAG ACCCTGTGGACTGTGAGACCAtgtgcccctctccctctccagttgTTCTGGACCCCTCCCTGTtgcagccctcctcctcctcccctcgtcCCAACAAGACCTACTCCTTCCAGAGGGAGCCCCCTGAGGGCTGTGAGCGAGTACGAGTAGTGTGTGAAGAGGCTAT GTCTCCCTGTCAGAGAGAGCCTCTCCTCCAGGTATCCTGCCCTGACCCCAACAAGGTGAATTTCACTCCTCATGGAGGCTCTGCCTTCTGCCCTGTCAGTCTGCTCAAGCCCCTGCTGCCCTCCATGGACCTCCTGTTCCGCGGCCTGTCAGTCTCGCCTGTCACAGGCTGCTCAGGTCAAGGCTCTGCCCCCTACCAGACAGTTGGGCATTCGGTTGGCAGCTACATGAGTGGACCCCTCCAGGACTCAACCACCATGTGA